The DNA segment TTGCAGACTTTCGAAAATAATCTCAATAGCTTGGGCAAATGTTCGGTTAAGACGCTCTGTGAGTTTAAAGGAATTGGTCCAGCCAAAGCAATTGCAATTGTGGCCGCGATGGAATTAGGACGGCGGAGAAGGAGCGAGGAGGCTTTGGAGTTGGCTAAGATTATGAGTAGCAAATCGGTCTTTTCGATAATGCAACCGATAATTGGCGAACTCGATCACGAGGAGTTTTGGATTTTGTATCTCAATAATTCCAACAAGGTATTATTTAAGTCGCAACTCAGCAAAGGCGGTATTACGGGAACGGTAGTTGATGTGAGAGTCGTTTATAAAACTGCTTTGGAGAAGAACGCTGTTTCGATAATTTTGACGCACAATCATCCTTCGGGAACGCTTGTGCCAAGTGAAGCCGACAAGCAAATTACTCAAAAGCTCAAAATGGCAGGTGTTCATTTAGATATAAAAGTGCTAGATCATATAATAATTACCGAGCACGCATTCTTTAGTTTTGCAGACGAAGGATTGATGTAACTGTTTAAAATTGAAATGTAGAATCGACTATGAAATTAGATAATATAACAGATGTTTTTTTTGACTTGGATCACACACTTTGGGATTTCGAAACAAACTCTGCGCTGACTTTTAGAAATATTTTACCAAAAAACAATGTCCCTGTTGATGTTGAAGCTTTTATACAAGCTTATGTTCCGATAAACTTCGCCTATTGGGAAGATTTTAGAATGGAAAAAATCGATCAAAAACAACTTCGATACGGAAGATTAAAAGATTCTTTTAATGCTATTAATTACGATGTAAGTGATGAAATGATTGATATTTTGGCCGAAGATTATATTCAAGTTTTACCATCTCACAATCATTTATTTGAAGGTGCTTTTGAAGTTTTGGATTATCTAAAATCAAAGTACAGACTTCATATTATTACCAATGGTTTTAATACTATCCAAAACCATAAACTGACGAATTCGAAAATTAAACATTATTTCGAAACTATTACAGATTCGGAATCGGCAGGAGTTAAGAAGCCAAATCCGATTATTTTCAATCATGCTCTAAAAGTTGCAGCGGTAGATTGCCAAAACTCTGTAATGATTGGCGATTGTATTGAGGCAGATGTAAAAGGTGCATTGCAATGTGGTATGGATGCAATTTTGTTTCACGTAAATCCGTGTGAACTGGATTCAATCAAGCGAGTTGCAACTTTAAAAGAACTTAAAAATTATTTATAAAATGTTTAGATATTTATTCGTATTACTATTTTTTGTAGGAAACTGTTTTTCGCAAAATCTCAATCAATTTAAATATGTAGAAGTCCCTCAGAAATTTCCTTTCCAGAAGGAAAATAATATGTATAATCTTAATATGTACACTAAGTTACTTCTAGAAAAGTATGGGTTCGTGGCTTATATGGATGATGAAATCAAACCAAAAGAGGCGGCCGAAAATAATTGCTCACGTGTATTACGCGCAGTTTTAGAAGAAGATAGCAACTTGTTTGTTCGCAAGCTTACGGTAAAGCTTGTAGATTGTCAGAATAAAGTGGTGTATCAAACCAAAGAGGGAACAAGTTCTACCAAAGATTTGAAAGTTGCCTATGTGCATGCTTTACGGCTTGCGTTTGAATCTTTTGATACCTTGAATTATAAATTTGAAGAAGGCAATTTGGCCACAGCCCAAAAACCTCATGGCAGTATTGTTGTACAAAGTAATAGCATAAATAAAGTCGTTATCGATTTGCAATTTAATGCCAGAAGAATAGAAAATGGATTCAAGCTTCAATCAGCTGAAATGCCAGAGATCATTATGAAAAAATCTAGCATCGAACACTACTTTATTGCGCAGATAGGCGACCTGCCGGCTATGATTTACCGTGAAGGTTCAAATTGGAAAATGGATTTTTATCAGAATGGGGAGCTTCAGAAAAAGACGATTTCGATTCGGTTTTTAAATTAGTAGCCGTACTTTTCTTTCCATCTATTTTTCAAAAACTCTCTAGTCTGAGTCTCCCGTTGATTGTTGCCGGGCGTGTAAATTAAGGTATTTTGAATCTCGTCGGGTAGAAATTCCTGCAGCACAAAATTATTTTGATAATTGTGCGAATATTGATATTCGTCGCCGTAGCCTAATTCTTTCATCAATTTAGTTGGTGCATTTCGCAAATGTAAAGGTACAGGTAGATTTCCAGTCTGTTTTACTAACTGTTGCGCAGTATTTATTGCCATATAGCTCGAATTGCTTTTGGGCGAGGTCGCTAGGTAAACCACACACTGACTTAAGATAATTCTGCTTTCAGGATACCCGATCGTGGTAACCGCCTGAAAGGTATTGTTTGCCATAATTAGCGCGGTGGGGTTGGCGTTGCCAATATCTTCGCTAGATAAAATTAGGAGCCGTCTTGCAATGAATTTCACATCTTCTCCGCCTTCAATCATCCTTGCCAACCAATAGACTGCTGCGTTTGGATCGCTGCCTCGAATCGATTTTATAAATGCCGAAACGATATCGTAATGTTGTTCGCCGGTTTTGTCGTAGAGAACAGTATTTTGCTGTGCTATTTTGAGAACCATCTCGTTGGTAATAACAATTTTGCCGGAAGGCGAAGCATTAATAACTAACTCAAAAACATTGAGTAGTTTTCGGCCATCACCGCCAGAAAGTCTCAACAACGCCTCCACCTCTTGAAGTTCAATATCTTTCTTTTGCAAATAAGTATCGGTAACTATTGCGCGCTGTAACAGTTGCTCCAAGTCAGCTTTCGTGAAAGAATTTAAAACATACACTTGACAGCGTG comes from the Flavobacterium ardleyense genome and includes:
- the radC gene encoding RadC family protein, producing the protein MDKTSFPITYWAEDDRPREKLLLKGKTALSDAELIAILLGSGSRNESAVALSQRILQTFENNLNSLGKCSVKTLCEFKGIGPAKAIAIVAAMELGRRRRSEEALELAKIMSSKSVFSIMQPIIGELDHEEFWILYLNNSNKVLFKSQLSKGGITGTVVDVRVVYKTALEKNAVSIILTHNHPSGTLVPSEADKQITQKLKMAGVHLDIKVLDHIIITEHAFFSFADEGLM
- a CDS encoding YjjG family noncanonical pyrimidine nucleotidase, with the translated sequence MKLDNITDVFFDLDHTLWDFETNSALTFRNILPKNNVPVDVEAFIQAYVPINFAYWEDFRMEKIDQKQLRYGRLKDSFNAINYDVSDEMIDILAEDYIQVLPSHNHLFEGAFEVLDYLKSKYRLHIITNGFNTIQNHKLTNSKIKHYFETITDSESAGVKKPNPIIFNHALKVAAVDCQNSVMIGDCIEADVKGALQCGMDAILFHVNPCELDSIKRVATLKELKNYL
- a CDS encoding replication-associated recombination protein A, yielding MEIPLAERIRPQKIEDYISQQHLVGPQGSLTRQIANGIIPSLIFWGPPGTGKTTLAQIIAEQSDRPYYSLSAINSGVKDIREIIDKAKASGGMFTARKPLLFIDEIHRFSKSQQDSLLAAVEKGWITLIGATTENPSFEVIPALLSRCQVYVLNSFTKADLEQLLQRAIVTDTYLQKKDIELQEVEALLRLSGGDGRKLLNVFELVINASPSGKIVITNEMVLKIAQQNTVLYDKTGEQHYDIVSAFIKSIRGSDPNAAVYWLARMIEGGEDVKFIARRLLILSSEDIGNANPTALIMANNTFQAVTTIGYPESRIILSQCVVYLATSPKSNSSYMAINTAQQLVKQTGNLPVPLHLRNAPTKLMKELGYGDEYQYSHNYQNNFVLQEFLPDEIQNTLIYTPGNNQRETQTREFLKNRWKEKYGY